The following are from one region of the Arthrobacter sp. TMP15 genome:
- a CDS encoding cation transporter: protein MNSSPAVASKAVLAEAVPTETADTSYALEGLTCGHCVKSVETAVAALSGVDSATVELISGAVSTLSVTGDASRDTVQAAVEKAGYSLTAE from the coding sequence ATGAACTCATCTCCCGCAGTTGCGTCCAAAGCAGTTCTGGCCGAAGCAGTTCCCACCGAAACTGCAGACACGAGCTACGCGTTGGAAGGACTGACGTGCGGGCATTGCGTGAAAAGCGTAGAAACGGCCGTAGCAGCGTTATCGGGAGTGGATTCGGCCACAGTTGAACTGATATCCGGCGCAGTCTCAACGCTTTCCGTCACAGGCGATGCCAGCCGCGATACCGTGCAAGCCGCTGTTGAAAAAGCTGGCTATTCCCTCACCGCAGAATAA
- a CDS encoding pyridoxamine 5'-phosphate oxidase family protein, producing the protein MTDTPAHAHTEELPAHECWDLLRGVSVGRLGLWVEDHPDIFPINFAVDHGTLVFRTAPGTKLSAALGDTAVALEADGVDAISGVAWSVVIKGMCTLISSTEEVLDSFSIMLFPWHSGSKNAFLRITPSSITGRRFTVAAPGEWWTTQAKDPHTSAE; encoded by the coding sequence ATGACGGATACCCCAGCCCACGCCCATACGGAAGAGCTCCCTGCCCACGAGTGCTGGGATTTGCTCCGCGGAGTCTCTGTCGGCAGACTGGGCCTTTGGGTAGAAGATCATCCGGATATCTTTCCCATAAATTTTGCAGTGGACCACGGCACACTGGTCTTTCGCACGGCGCCAGGAACCAAGCTCTCCGCCGCCTTGGGGGACACTGCCGTGGCTCTGGAAGCTGACGGGGTTGATGCCATCAGCGGCGTTGCGTGGAGTGTTGTCATTAAAGGTATGTGTACTTTGATCAGTTCAACCGAGGAGGTTCTTGACAGCTTTTCAATCATGCTTTTTCCTTGGCATTCCGGCAGTAAGAATGCTTTCCTCCGAATTACTCCGAGCTCTATCACCGGCCGACGGTTCACTGTGGCTGCCCCGGGCGAGTGGTGGACTACCCAAGCTAAGGATCCCCATACTTCCGCTGAGTGA
- a CDS encoding Rho termination factor N-terminal domain-containing protein — protein MPEKENTSIKDPDMYQALRDDGASQQKAARISNAAAKKGRSSVGRKGGKANSYEEWTVEQLRTKAKEINLTGYSRKRKGELIEALRDS, from the coding sequence ATGCCAGAAAAAGAAAACACCAGCATCAAAGATCCTGACATGTATCAGGCGCTCCGAGACGACGGCGCGTCCCAGCAAAAAGCCGCCCGCATCTCCAATGCAGCCGCTAAGAAGGGCCGCAGCTCAGTCGGGCGCAAAGGCGGTAAAGCCAACTCTTATGAGGAGTGGACTGTGGAACAGCTGCGTACCAAAGCAAAAGAAATCAATTTGACCGGGTATTCGCGTAAGCGCAAGGGAGAATTGATAGAAGCACTAAGGGATTCCTGA
- a CDS encoding PLP-dependent aminotransferase family protein, with translation MSIDSRATEIASRLHLQADSMQVGDKMPSVRALSKAFGASPVTITAAISSLTGLGVVRAEPGRGTFVAERDKFIEADYAWQSSTLGRSRVDASRADPNRAGRPGVKGTAGHVQLSWGYLAPELQPFDELRTLAARCAKSHRAWTIAPPMGLPELRSAFAAELRASPEDMLIMPGGQQSLVFAMRTLADPGSTLITESPSYPGATIAAQAAGLQLAPVPADSHGIRPDKLAETLERTQGKLIYLQPSYANPTGSILSPERRVEVLALAKKHGAFIIEDDWARHLSLEGSAPLPLFTQDSDGHVVSIATLSKPAAPGLRVGAIAARGPAGERLRTARIADDMCVPALTQEIALGLLASSAWPRHLKRLRAGLRERRDAMMAQVHSSMMGARVEHVPTGGIHLWVKLPAGTDSTALTARAHTAGVLIGDGKQFYVDEPPAAHLRLSYSAASIAQIQEGVRLVATLL, from the coding sequence GTGTCCATCGATAGCAGAGCCACTGAGATAGCCAGCCGGTTGCACCTGCAAGCAGACAGCATGCAGGTGGGGGACAAGATGCCCTCGGTGAGAGCACTGTCGAAAGCGTTTGGGGCGAGTCCGGTGACAATCACGGCCGCCATTAGCTCACTCACAGGTCTAGGTGTGGTGCGTGCTGAACCGGGACGTGGCACGTTTGTGGCCGAGCGGGACAAATTTATCGAAGCGGACTATGCATGGCAGTCATCAACCCTTGGCCGCTCGCGCGTTGATGCTAGCCGTGCCGATCCGAACCGGGCAGGCAGGCCAGGAGTCAAAGGAACCGCTGGTCATGTTCAGCTCTCATGGGGCTACTTGGCACCAGAGCTACAGCCTTTCGATGAACTTCGCACTTTGGCGGCCCGCTGTGCCAAAAGCCATCGGGCTTGGACCATAGCGCCCCCCATGGGACTTCCAGAGTTGCGCAGTGCTTTCGCCGCAGAACTGCGGGCAAGCCCAGAAGACATGCTGATCATGCCCGGCGGCCAGCAGTCGCTGGTCTTTGCCATGCGCACACTTGCCGATCCCGGTTCCACGCTCATCACCGAAAGCCCTAGCTATCCCGGAGCCACCATCGCCGCGCAGGCAGCTGGTCTGCAGCTGGCACCAGTACCAGCAGATTCGCACGGGATACGGCCTGACAAGCTCGCTGAGACACTTGAGCGGACTCAGGGCAAGCTCATTTACCTGCAACCAAGCTACGCCAACCCCACAGGATCGATCTTGAGTCCTGAACGGCGTGTAGAGGTTCTTGCCCTAGCTAAAAAACACGGTGCGTTCATCATTGAGGATGACTGGGCTAGGCACCTTTCCCTTGAAGGGTCAGCGCCGCTGCCGCTGTTTACGCAAGATTCGGATGGACACGTTGTTTCGATTGCCACTCTCAGCAAGCCGGCGGCCCCAGGTCTCCGCGTTGGTGCCATAGCGGCACGTGGGCCTGCTGGTGAGCGTCTGCGCACGGCTCGCATTGCCGACGATATGTGTGTTCCGGCCCTGACACAGGAGATCGCGCTGGGGTTGCTGGCTTCTAGCGCCTGGCCTCGTCATCTTAAGCGCCTGCGAGCAGGCTTGCGCGAGCGCCGCGACGCCATGATGGCACAGGTACACTCCTCAATGATGGGAGCGCGGGTGGAGCACGTCCCCACCGGCGGCATCCACCTGTGGGTGAAATTGCCGGCTGGAACTGACTCAACGGCGCTCACGGCAAGGGCGCATACAGCTGGCGTGCTAATCGGTGACGGCAAACAGTTTTATGTTGACGAACCACCTGCCGCGCACCTTCGACTTTCTTATAGCGCCGCGTCAATTGCGCAGATTCAGGAAGGTGTCCGGCTCGTGGCCACGCTGCTATAG
- a CDS encoding mycothione reductase, whose protein sequence is MPHFDLVIIGTGSGNSIPGPEFDHWNIAIIEDGSFGGTCLNVGCIPTKMFVHPAELADATRHGSLLGIDAQLNSVDWPGIRDRIFGRIDAIEAGGREYREGPECPNITVFAGRGKFTGHKSLRVDLHDGGTTEVTAERFVLAAGSHAVVPQLPGLATVPGSSGPGTAFHTSDTIMRLAQLPASIAILGGGYIAAEFAHVFSSFGVRVTQIARGSRLLKSQDADVSAQFTKEASARYKVLLNTTVHSVENSADGVELQVEDPNGLATVHCELFLVAIGRDPNGANLDVGKTGVDLDDHGRVVVDEFQRTGVEGIYALGDISSHYQLKHVANHEAKVVKHNLANPEKRIRSDHRFVPAAVFSDPQIASVGMTQAHAVKAGIPHAVKVQKYADIAAGWAREDTGHFLKVLADPATGKLLGAQMIGPEAATIIQPLIQAMHFGQTAHEVASKQYWIHPALSELVENALLGLPEPTGL, encoded by the coding sequence ATGCCTCACTTCGATTTAGTCATCATCGGCACCGGTTCAGGAAACTCGATCCCCGGTCCGGAATTTGATCATTGGAATATTGCCATTATTGAGGATGGCTCCTTCGGCGGGACGTGTTTGAATGTGGGCTGTATTCCCACCAAAATGTTTGTCCACCCGGCCGAGCTTGCTGACGCCACCCGGCACGGTAGCCTGCTAGGGATCGATGCACAGCTGAATTCAGTTGATTGGCCGGGCATCAGGGATCGAATCTTTGGCCGTATCGACGCCATAGAAGCCGGTGGACGGGAGTATCGAGAGGGCCCCGAGTGCCCAAACATCACGGTGTTTGCCGGGCGGGGAAAGTTCACCGGGCATAAGTCTTTGCGTGTTGACCTGCACGACGGCGGTACAACAGAGGTAACGGCTGAGAGGTTTGTGCTGGCCGCAGGTTCGCATGCGGTGGTCCCTCAGCTGCCGGGCCTTGCCACTGTTCCGGGCTCTTCCGGTCCCGGCACTGCGTTCCATACTTCTGACACAATCATGCGACTAGCCCAATTGCCGGCCAGCATCGCGATTTTGGGTGGCGGGTATATCGCGGCCGAGTTTGCGCATGTTTTTTCTTCCTTTGGCGTCCGCGTCACACAGATCGCACGCGGTTCTCGGCTGCTCAAGTCCCAAGACGCGGACGTATCTGCACAGTTCACCAAGGAAGCTTCAGCCCGCTACAAAGTCCTGCTCAACACAACGGTGCACAGCGTGGAGAACTCAGCCGACGGCGTCGAACTTCAGGTAGAGGACCCGAATGGGTTGGCTACTGTTCACTGCGAACTCTTCCTCGTCGCTATTGGCCGGGACCCCAACGGGGCAAATCTGGATGTGGGAAAAACCGGGGTGGATTTGGATGACCATGGCCGTGTGGTGGTTGATGAATTCCAGCGCACAGGCGTAGAGGGAATCTACGCGCTTGGCGACATATCTTCGCACTACCAACTCAAGCATGTGGCCAACCACGAAGCCAAGGTGGTCAAGCACAACTTGGCCAACCCAGAGAAGCGAATCCGCTCTGACCATCGCTTTGTGCCGGCCGCGGTGTTCTCCGATCCGCAAATCGCATCCGTGGGGATGACCCAGGCCCACGCCGTCAAGGCTGGCATTCCCCATGCGGTGAAGGTGCAAAAATATGCCGATATCGCTGCCGGTTGGGCACGCGAGGACACTGGCCACTTCTTGAAAGTGTTAGCCGATCCTGCCACCGGCAAACTCCTGGGCGCACAAATGATCGGCCCCGAGGCCGCCACCATCATCCAGCCACTGATCCAGGCCATGCATTTTGGTCAAACCGCGCATGAGGTGGCCAGCAAGCAGTACTGGATCCATCCAGCATTGTCCGAACTGGTTGAAAATGCGCTCCTGGGCTTGCCCGAACCCACAGGACTGTAG
- the arfB gene encoding alternative ribosome rescue aminoacyl-tRNA hydrolase ArfB has product MDLEVLPTLTIPAAELGWRFSRSSGPGGQHVNTSDSRVELFWNVLGSATLDDEQRAQLATHLGPRLNSGVITVAASEQRSQLRNRETALAKLAQIIATGLAPEAPSRRPTKPTRGSKRRHQAAKSQRSATKSLRKRPTGE; this is encoded by the coding sequence ATGGACCTGGAGGTATTACCCACGCTCACGATTCCAGCCGCGGAGCTTGGCTGGCGTTTTTCACGCTCGTCGGGTCCAGGCGGACAGCACGTCAACACTTCGGATAGCCGGGTAGAACTGTTTTGGAATGTCTTGGGCTCGGCCACCCTGGATGATGAGCAGCGGGCCCAATTGGCAACACACTTGGGGCCCAGGCTCAACTCTGGGGTTATCACGGTGGCCGCATCGGAACAACGTTCGCAGCTACGGAACCGTGAAACTGCCTTGGCCAAGCTCGCCCAGATTATTGCCACCGGCCTAGCCCCGGAGGCTCCCTCACGGCGTCCAACCAAGCCCACACGCGGTTCTAAACGTCGGCACCAAGCAGCCAAATCCCAGCGTTCAGCCACCAAGTCACTGCGAAAACGGCCCACAGGCGAGTGA
- a CDS encoding acyl-CoA dehydrogenase family protein: protein MSTPATNTELGQRSDVLNLDALFSAQELELRGTVRSFVDERIRPNIARWYDGALFPVELVKEMGSLGLLGMTLKGYGCPGRSAVEYGLAAMELEAGDSGLRTFVSVQGSLAMTAIHHWGSEEQKNQYLPGMATGEIIGCFALTEPTAGSDPSAMATFARRDGDGWVLNGAKRWIGLASIAHIAVVWAMTDDGVRGFLLPTGTPGFTATPIEEKLSMRASIQCDLTFEDVHLPNDALLPGARGLRGPFSCLNEARYGIIWGAMGAARDSYEAALAYSLERLQFDKPLAAYQITQQKLVNMCLEIQKGTLLAIHTGRMKEAGTLEPVQISVGKLNNCREAIQICRDARAILGGNGITLEYSPLRHANNLESVRTYEGTDEVHTLILGSHITGIPAFR from the coding sequence ATGAGCACTCCTGCCACCAACACAGAGCTGGGCCAACGTTCGGATGTGCTCAACCTCGACGCTTTGTTCAGTGCGCAGGAGCTTGAACTACGCGGCACAGTGCGCAGCTTTGTGGATGAGCGCATCCGCCCAAATATTGCCCGCTGGTATGACGGGGCCTTGTTCCCCGTAGAGCTTGTGAAGGAAATGGGGTCGCTGGGTTTACTGGGAATGACGCTAAAAGGGTATGGCTGCCCGGGGCGCTCCGCCGTTGAATACGGGTTGGCCGCCATGGAACTTGAGGCCGGCGATTCGGGTCTGCGGACATTTGTCAGCGTACAAGGCTCGTTGGCCATGACTGCCATCCATCATTGGGGCTCCGAAGAGCAAAAAAACCAGTATCTTCCGGGTATGGCGACGGGCGAGATCATTGGTTGTTTCGCATTGACCGAACCCACCGCGGGCTCTGATCCCTCCGCCATGGCAACCTTTGCGCGCCGCGACGGTGACGGCTGGGTCCTCAACGGGGCTAAACGGTGGATTGGGCTTGCCTCGATTGCCCATATCGCTGTGGTGTGGGCCATGACGGATGACGGGGTCCGCGGATTTTTGTTGCCGACCGGCACGCCAGGATTTACCGCTACCCCCATCGAAGAAAAGCTGTCCATGCGGGCTTCGATCCAATGCGATCTCACCTTCGAGGACGTCCACTTACCCAATGACGCGCTGCTTCCCGGGGCCAGGGGATTGCGCGGCCCCTTTTCCTGCTTGAACGAGGCCCGCTACGGGATCATCTGGGGCGCCATGGGTGCTGCTCGTGACAGCTATGAGGCGGCCTTGGCTTACTCGCTGGAAAGGTTGCAGTTCGACAAGCCGCTGGCTGCCTATCAAATTACGCAGCAAAAACTCGTGAATATGTGTCTTGAGATTCAGAAAGGCACTTTGCTGGCTATCCACACCGGGCGCATGAAAGAAGCCGGCACCCTAGAGCCGGTTCAGATTTCTGTGGGCAAACTAAACAACTGTAGGGAAGCCATTCAAATATGTCGTGACGCCCGGGCAATCCTAGGCGGCAACGGCATCACTTTAGAATATTCGCCACTGAGGCATGCCAATAACCTTGAATCTGTCCGAACCTATGAAGGAACCGATGAGGTTCACACCTTGATTTTGGGTAGCCACATCACCGGAATTCCGGCCTTCCGCTAA
- a CDS encoding SDR family NAD(P)-dependent oxidoreductase: MDQKTIIITGASSGIGEAAARTLAQTGDRIVIIGRSPKRTQAVAEDIGAEHFVADFSSLDQVRELAITLKKSYPRIDLLANNAGSIMGRRELTQDGYESTFQVNHLAPYLLTRTLENVLLASKAKVISTSSVAHRLFGQLDLNDLSSTKKYSSNLAYGNAKLANILFTKELHRRFTAEGLNAAAFHPGGVATNFSAGSKSYLRFLYGSGLRTYMLTPAQGAHTLVWLALGEPGIDWFSGGYYARSRPARISRQANDPDVAQQLWQRSEEMVEPWLP, from the coding sequence ATGGATCAGAAAACCATCATCATTACCGGTGCCAGTAGTGGAATTGGTGAAGCTGCTGCCCGCACGCTGGCTCAGACGGGGGACAGAATTGTCATTATTGGACGCTCACCCAAGCGGACACAAGCTGTTGCGGAGGACATTGGTGCCGAACATTTTGTCGCCGATTTCTCCAGTCTCGATCAGGTGCGCGAGTTAGCTATTACACTCAAAAAGAGCTACCCCAGGATTGACTTGTTGGCCAATAATGCCGGAAGTATTATGGGCAGACGCGAGCTGACCCAGGATGGCTACGAGAGCACGTTTCAAGTCAATCATCTGGCCCCGTACCTGCTGACAAGAACGCTTGAGAACGTGCTGCTGGCCAGCAAAGCCAAAGTCATTAGTACTTCCAGTGTTGCCCACAGACTGTTTGGTCAATTGGATTTGAACGACCTTTCATCGACGAAAAAGTACTCCTCCAACCTGGCCTATGGGAACGCCAAACTAGCCAACATCCTTTTTACGAAGGAACTTCACCGCCGCTTCACCGCTGAAGGCCTGAACGCAGCCGCTTTTCATCCAGGCGGGGTGGCCACCAATTTTTCTGCCGGTTCTAAAAGCTATTTGCGTTTCCTCTACGGCAGCGGGTTGCGAACATACATGCTCACCCCCGCACAAGGAGCACACACTCTTGTGTGGCTCGCTTTGGGTGAGCCAGGCATTGACTGGTTTTCCGGCGGTTACTACGCCAGAAGCAGGCCTGCTCGCATCAGCCGGCAAGCCAACGATCCTGACGTGGCCCAGCAGCTCTGGCAACGCAGTGAGGAGATGGTAGAGCCGTGGTTGCCGTGA
- a CDS encoding antibiotic biosynthesis monooxygenase yields MSKLHPVTVSIARSVQPGYHRQFAAWAHAGQELAREWPGYLGSGWVRTSPESDEWHVMYRFSNIDTLKEWDHSHERKWWIDSCGDLMKMTRVEHRTGIEGWFDQPGDVSVTVPETVVPPRWKQAVGIFLPFFPLSLLANIFLRPLTEDWPLVLAVLLNVCVLTPVMTYFFLPLSTRLLRPWLQAPRKGHKAS; encoded by the coding sequence GTGTCAAAATTGCATCCCGTTACAGTATCCATCGCCCGCAGTGTCCAGCCCGGCTACCACCGCCAATTCGCCGCATGGGCTCATGCTGGCCAAGAACTAGCCAGAGAATGGCCAGGTTACCTGGGTTCAGGATGGGTACGGACCAGCCCTGAGTCCGATGAATGGCATGTCATGTACCGTTTCTCCAACATTGACACACTCAAGGAGTGGGACCACTCCCACGAGCGTAAATGGTGGATTGACAGTTGCGGTGACCTGATGAAAATGACCCGTGTGGAGCACCGCACAGGCATTGAGGGCTGGTTTGACCAGCCCGGGGACGTCTCGGTCACGGTACCGGAGACAGTGGTGCCCCCGCGCTGGAAGCAGGCAGTAGGGATCTTCCTGCCGTTCTTCCCATTAAGTCTGCTGGCTAATATTTTTTTGCGCCCCCTCACCGAAGATTGGCCCCTAGTGCTCGCTGTGCTGCTGAATGTTTGTGTTTTGACCCCTGTCATGACCTACTTTTTCCTGCCGCTAAGCACAAGATTGCTCCGTCCGTGGCTGCAGGCACCACGGAAAGGCCACAAAGCCAGCTAG
- a CDS encoding MDR family MFS transporter, whose product MTIATQKTPERLSSKDRTTIAVLLVSTFVVILNETIMNVALPRLMHQFDVSSSTIQWLATAFLLTMSVVIPATGYLLSRLSIRTVFILAMGLFSTGTLLAGLAPGFEVLLLARVVQASGTAIMLPLLMTTILDLVPSHRRGAIMGNVSIVISVAPAIGPTLSGIILNSLSWRFMFLLVLPVAVIALIVGARLLTTENQRASSKLSIPSVLISIPAFGGLVYGLSGIGSQDNTTQQIALLSLVISLLFMAAFVLLQLRLQRKDSALLDLRPFLIPQFTLALALMVLAMVALFGVIILLPMYLQNVRGLDVLTTGLMLLPGGLLMGLLAPWVGKLFDRVGARPLLMPGGALLSLALFSYTRLDENTPLLMIIGLHLLMSLALAFIFTPAFTAGLNPLPHSLHSHGSAVLSTLQQLGAAAGTALLVGVMAAGTVAAGAAGKDEIAAQVSGLSNAFTVAACVSVGIVVIAAFMRKVDFPEDNDAAAEVAAVAS is encoded by the coding sequence ATGCATCAGTTCGACGTCTCATCCTCAACCATCCAGTGGCTGGCCACGGCCTTTTTGCTTACCATGTCAGTTGTCATCCCGGCCACGGGATATCTGCTGAGCCGGCTCTCCATACGTACCGTATTCATCCTGGCGATGGGTCTGTTTTCCACGGGTACCCTGCTGGCGGGACTGGCACCGGGCTTCGAGGTCCTCCTCCTGGCGCGGGTGGTCCAGGCATCCGGAACAGCGATCATGTTGCCGTTGCTCATGACCACTATCTTGGACCTAGTTCCATCACACCGCCGCGGTGCGATTATGGGTAATGTTTCCATCGTGATCTCGGTTGCACCCGCCATCGGCCCCACTCTCTCCGGCATCATTTTGAACTCACTCTCATGGCGGTTCATGTTCCTTTTGGTACTTCCGGTGGCCGTGATCGCATTGATCGTGGGAGCGCGCCTGCTCACCACTGAGAATCAACGGGCAAGTAGCAAACTCTCTATTCCGTCGGTACTGATATCCATCCCAGCCTTCGGCGGTCTTGTGTATGGCCTCAGCGGCATTGGCTCCCAGGACAATACGACGCAACAGATCGCTTTGCTCTCTCTTGTGATTTCATTGCTGTTCATGGCAGCGTTTGTTCTCCTGCAATTACGATTGCAGCGCAAGGACAGCGCACTGTTGGATCTGCGTCCATTCTTGATCCCACAATTCACACTTGCGCTTGCACTGATGGTCCTGGCAATGGTGGCGCTTTTCGGTGTCATTATTCTCTTGCCCATGTACCTTCAAAACGTCCGAGGGCTCGATGTTCTCACCACTGGGCTGATGCTCCTGCCTGGTGGGCTGCTCATGGGGCTGCTGGCACCCTGGGTTGGAAAGCTGTTTGACAGGGTTGGTGCACGCCCCCTGCTGATGCCCGGCGGAGCTCTATTGTCGCTTGCTTTATTCAGCTACACAAGGCTGGATGAAAACACGCCTCTGCTGATGATTATTGGCCTGCACTTGCTCATGTCCCTTGCGCTGGCATTCATCTTTACCCCTGCCTTTACGGCCGGGCTGAACCCCCTGCCACATTCCCTGCACTCACACGGATCGGCTGTGCTATCGACTCTCCAGCAGCTAGGCGCGGCGGCCGGCACGGCACTGCTTGTAGGTGTCATGGCGGCCGGTACAGTGGCTGCCGGCGCAGCCGGTAAGGATGAGATCGCCGCCCAAGTTAGTGGTTTAAGCAATGCGTTCACAGTTGCCGCCTGTGTTTCTGTGGGCATCGTTGTCATTGCCGCTTTTATGCGCAAGGTTGACTTTCCCGAGGATAACGATGCCGCCGCGGAGGTAGCTGCTGTAGCCAGCTAG